In Planctomycetota bacterium, a genomic segment contains:
- a CDS encoding sodium/proton-translocating pyrophosphatase, translated as MPVDSFAPVTLASIGDIPPPYYVAPVAGVAALVTAAYLRSSVMSRSEGEGDTVRIAQAVREGAMAYLKSQYKVVGLVFVALVLVLALMVYAELEPVWAMVGVPIAGFLSGLAGWFGMRMATNASARTATACKTSLNGGLTVAFRSGAVMGLTCVGLAILDLSFWYFFFIGFGDQLGMFSLGEDDNRESLLTAMVTVLISFKMGASLQALFARVGGGIFTKAADVGADLVGKVEAGIPEDDARNPATIADNVGDNVGDVAGMGADLYESYYSSIIAAIALGVSAAFSVTLLRGEPGGFDLAMKVGTLPIALAGVGILASIIGVFAVRTKEDAGFKELLKSLHTGVWLASAILVLAAFAVPYLLVGRDPEDGNTLGVAWWQFGLSICSGLISGLVIAWWTEYCTSYEHPPTRRIARQAITGPATVIISGIAEGMKSTWLCIGAVVVAILLAFGFSGGNENLLMGLYGVGIAAVGMLATLGITLATDAYGPIADNAGGNAEMSGQPPEVRERTDLLDSIGNTTAATGKGFAIGSAALTALALLAAYVQVVQYHVDKQTTKFAREQAALVADAGPSASATAVYEGNRRFGLYSIDYYEADTETGEARDYTGGAIILDTFQFDDIAERGHFGSGGFLSTIERGQEFVVQWDGDLETARDLTLIGRTSHGDHFHRVEIRAVATGQITISDILTFYNVSMTSPTLLGGLFIGVMLTFLFCALTMDAVGRAANIMMQECRRQFAEMRTILRGKGASEEVIDDPEQWPTEMEGPAGTFPDYAKCVTIATNGALKEMVLPSLLAILVPVGTGLVLGVSGVMGLLAGGLITGFAVAVFMANAGGAWDNAKKLLESYGRITATQAINDASAREKIPAEIRGDLMKRAEEMVEAGHGEDYIYGKGSDDHKATVVGDTVGDPFKDTSGPSLNILIKLLSSVAVVFAGVVVKFAPDIGAALGLS; from the coding sequence ATGCCAGTGGATTCGTTCGCACCCGTCACGCTCGCCTCCATCGGCGACATCCCCCCGCCCTACTACGTGGCGCCGGTCGCGGGCGTGGCCGCCCTGGTGACCGCGGCCTACCTGCGTTCGAGCGTCATGTCGCGGTCGGAGGGCGAGGGCGACACGGTCCGGATCGCCCAGGCCGTCCGCGAGGGGGCGATGGCCTACCTCAAGAGCCAGTACAAGGTGGTCGGGCTGGTCTTCGTGGCCCTGGTGCTCGTGCTGGCCTTGATGGTCTACGCCGAGCTCGAGCCCGTCTGGGCGATGGTCGGCGTGCCCATCGCCGGCTTCCTGAGCGGCCTGGCGGGCTGGTTCGGCATGCGGATGGCCACCAACGCCAGCGCCCGCACCGCGACGGCGTGCAAGACGAGCCTCAACGGTGGCCTCACCGTCGCCTTCCGCTCGGGCGCGGTGATGGGCCTGACGTGCGTTGGGCTGGCCATCCTCGACCTGAGCTTCTGGTACTTCTTCTTCATCGGCTTCGGCGACCAGCTGGGCATGTTCAGCCTGGGCGAGGACGACAACCGCGAGAGCCTGCTGACCGCGATGGTCACGGTGCTGATCTCCTTCAAGATGGGCGCCTCGCTGCAGGCGCTCTTCGCCCGCGTGGGCGGCGGCATCTTCACCAAGGCCGCCGACGTGGGCGCCGACCTCGTCGGCAAGGTCGAGGCCGGCATCCCCGAGGACGACGCCCGCAACCCGGCGACCATCGCCGACAACGTGGGCGACAACGTCGGCGACGTCGCGGGCATGGGCGCCGACCTGTACGAGAGCTACTACTCGAGCATCATCGCCGCCATCGCCCTGGGCGTGTCGGCGGCGTTCAGCGTCACGCTGCTGCGAGGCGAGCCGGGCGGCTTCGACCTGGCGATGAAGGTCGGCACGCTGCCCATCGCGCTCGCCGGCGTCGGCATCCTGGCATCGATCATCGGCGTCTTCGCCGTCCGCACCAAGGAGGACGCGGGCTTCAAGGAGCTGCTCAAGAGCCTGCACACGGGCGTGTGGCTCGCGTCGGCCATCCTCGTCCTGGCCGCCTTCGCGGTGCCCTACCTGCTGGTCGGCCGCGACCCCGAGGACGGCAACACCCTCGGCGTGGCGTGGTGGCAGTTCGGCCTGTCGATCTGTTCGGGCCTGATCAGCGGCCTGGTCATCGCCTGGTGGACCGAGTACTGCACGAGCTACGAGCACCCGCCCACGAGGCGGATCGCGCGGCAGGCCATCACCGGACCCGCCACCGTCATCATCTCGGGCATCGCCGAGGGCATGAAGAGCACCTGGCTGTGCATCGGCGCCGTGGTCGTGGCCATCCTGCTGGCCTTCGGCTTCAGCGGCGGCAACGAGAACCTGCTGATGGGCCTCTACGGCGTGGGCATCGCCGCCGTCGGCATGCTGGCGACGCTCGGCATCACGCTGGCGACCGACGCCTACGGCCCGATCGCCGACAATGCCGGCGGCAACGCCGAGATGAGCGGCCAGCCCCCCGAGGTCCGCGAGCGGACCGACCTGCTGGATTCCATCGGCAACACGACGGCGGCCACGGGCAAGGGCTTCGCCATCGGGTCGGCGGCGCTGACGGCGCTCGCGCTGCTGGCCGCCTACGTGCAGGTCGTCCAGTACCACGTCGACAAGCAGACGACCAAGTTCGCACGGGAGCAGGCCGCCCTGGTCGCCGACGCCGGGCCATCGGCGAGCGCGACGGCCGTGTACGAGGGCAACCGCCGCTTCGGGCTCTACTCCATCGATTACTACGAGGCCGACACCGAGACCGGCGAGGCCCGCGACTACACGGGCGGGGCGATCATCCTGGATACCTTCCAGTTCGACGACATCGCCGAGCGCGGCCACTTCGGCTCGGGCGGCTTCCTATCGACGATCGAGCGCGGGCAGGAGTTCGTCGTTCAATGGGACGGCGATCTCGAGACCGCCCGCGACCTGACGCTCATCGGCCGCACGAGCCACGGCGACCACTTCCACCGCGTCGAGATCCGCGCCGTCGCGACCGGGCAGATCACGATCTCGGACATCCTGACGTTCTACAACGTCTCGATGACCAGCCCCACGCTGCTGGGCGGGCTGTTCATCGGCGTGATGCTCACGTTCCTTTTCTGCGCCTTGACGATGGACGCCGTCGGCCGCGCCGCCAACATCATGATGCAGGAGTGCCGCCGGCAGTTCGCCGAGATGCGGACCATCCTGCGCGGCAAGGGCGCGAGCGAGGAGGTCATCGACGACCCCGAGCAGTGGCCCACCGAGATGGAGGGGCCCGCCGGCACGTTCCCCGATTACGCCAAGTGCGTGACCATCGCCACCAATGGCGCCCTCAAGGAGATGGTGCTGCCCAGCCTGCTCGCCATCCTCGTGCCCGTGGGCACGGGCCTGGTGCTGGGCGTGAGCGGCGTGATGGGGCTGCTGGCCGGCGGCCTGATCACCGGCTTCGCCGTCGCCGTCTTCATGGCCAACGCCGGCGGCGCGTGGGACAACGCCAAGAAGCTCCTGGAGAGCTACGGCCGCATCACCGCAACGCAGGCCATCAACGATGCATCGGCCCGCGAGAAGATCCCCGCCGAGATCCGAGGCGACCTGATGAAGCGGGCCGAAGAGATGGTCGAGGCCGGCCACGGCGAGGACTACATCTACGGCAAGGGCAGCGACGACCACAAGGCGACCGTCGTCGGCGACACCGTGGGCGATCCATTCAAGGACACCTCCGGTCCGTCGCTGAACATCCTCATCAAGCTGCTGTCGTCGGTGGCGGTCGTGTTCGCGGGCGTGGTCGTCAAGTTCGCGCCCGACATCGGCGCAGCGCTCGGCCTGAGCTAG
- a CDS encoding biotin--[acetyl-CoA-carboxylase] ligase — protein MIASARWRESLARAVDGLLAGDGPFDRLHAAGEVASTQDEARTFACGRPGLVVVAERQIAGRGRQQRAWHDAPDASLAMSVCVPPRTAAGLSIAVGLGVRNGLQELVSGVPLGLRWPNDVVERPRRDSGPGRKLAGVLIEAAGGVAIVGIGVNVGHAGGDWPPDLAGVAVSLRQLGGDATRPDAAAAVLRGIAASLALGEDALRRAWREHGTLLHQRCEFLVDGRPVRGLVADIDAQWRLVLEREDGARARIDAAHAHLVSPRP, from the coding sequence GTGATCGCGAGCGCACGGTGGCGGGAGAGCCTGGCCCGCGCGGTCGATGGCCTGCTCGCCGGCGACGGCCCCTTCGATCGGCTGCACGCCGCGGGCGAGGTCGCGTCGACGCAGGACGAGGCGCGGACGTTCGCGTGCGGGCGGCCCGGGCTCGTCGTCGTGGCCGAGCGGCAGATCGCCGGCCGCGGCCGCCAGCAGCGGGCGTGGCACGACGCTCCCGACGCAAGCCTCGCGATGAGCGTGTGCGTGCCGCCGAGGACGGCCGCCGGGCTGTCCATCGCGGTGGGGCTGGGCGTCCGCAACGGCCTCCAGGAGCTGGTGTCCGGCGTGCCGCTCGGGCTGCGATGGCCCAACGATGTCGTTGAGCGCCCGCGCCGCGATTCCGGGCCGGGCCGCAAGCTCGCCGGCGTGCTGATCGAGGCCGCCGGCGGCGTCGCGATCGTCGGTATCGGGGTCAACGTCGGGCACGCGGGCGGCGACTGGCCGCCGGACCTCGCCGGCGTCGCGGTCTCGCTCCGCCAGCTCGGCGGCGATGCCACGCGGCCCGATGCCGCCGCGGCCGTGCTGCGGGGCATCGCGGCAAGCCTGGCGCTCGGCGAGGACGCGCTCCGCCGCGCCTGGCGGGAGCACGGCACGCTGCTGCACCAGCGCTGCGAGTTCCTCGTCGACGGACGGCCAGTGCGTGGACTCGTCGCGGACATCGATGCGCAGTGGCGATTGGTGCTGGAGCGCGAAGACGGTGCGCGGGCCCGCATCGACGCGGCGCACGCGCACCTGGTCTCGCCGCGCCCCTAG